A window of the Pedobacter frigiditerrae genome harbors these coding sequences:
- the trhA gene encoding PAQR family membrane homeostasis protein TrhA: protein MTNNKYIREPINFITHLVPALLAIPALYLLLQKSNTYFEYSAAYIYGIGILILFSVSATYHSMPKTEYGIRFWQKFDHCCIYLMIAGSFTPTALLIFDGWLRWLLFGLVWLIALIGCLLKIFNRLKNQMVSTGLYITMGCLVIPFLKKMLETLPIAAIVWLILGGLFYVGGTYYYAKDKQMNRFFHSHELWHVFVNFGALSHFIYNYVYVFA, encoded by the coding sequence ATGACCAACAATAAGTACATTCGCGAACCAATAAACTTTATTACCCACCTCGTTCCAGCGTTATTAGCTATTCCAGCTTTGTATCTTTTGCTGCAAAAGTCGAATACTTATTTCGAATATTCAGCGGCATACATTTACGGAATTGGAATTCTGATTTTATTTAGCGTGAGTGCAACTTATCACTCTATGCCTAAAACGGAATACGGGATAAGGTTTTGGCAAAAATTTGACCACTGCTGCATTTATTTAATGATTGCAGGTTCATTTACGCCAACTGCACTACTTATCTTTGATGGCTGGTTGCGTTGGTTATTATTCGGATTGGTTTGGTTAATCGCCTTAATTGGTTGTTTGCTAAAAATCTTTAACCGACTTAAAAACCAAATGGTTTCTACAGGGTTGTACATTACAATGGGTTGCTTGGTTATTCCCTTTCTAAAAAAGATGTTAGAAACTTTACCTATTGCAGCTATAGTTTGGCTAATACTTGGTGGTTTATTTTACGTTGGCGGAACTTATTACTATGCAAAAGATAAACAGATGAATAGGTTTTTTCACAGTCACGAGTTATGGCACGTTTTTGTGAATTTTGGCGCTTTATCTCATTTTATATACAATTACGTTTACG
- the rbfA gene encoding 30S ribosome-binding factor RbfA codes for MESKRQQKFAGLLQEELAAIFQREGAAYLPNTLVTITKVRVSPDLAVAKVYLSFLNTNNTSLSLATVNSHSSEIRYKLGSRIRHQARVIPTLTFFVDDTNEYVEHMDKIFDKIARERKDTEEETDDQQ; via the coding sequence ATGGAAAGTAAAAGACAACAGAAGTTTGCAGGGTTATTACAGGAAGAGCTTGCTGCTATTTTTCAACGCGAAGGGGCAGCTTACTTGCCTAATACATTGGTTACGATTACAAAAGTTCGTGTATCGCCAGATTTGGCTGTGGCTAAAGTGTATTTAAGCTTTTTAAACACAAACAATACAAGTTTATCATTGGCTACTGTAAACTCACATTCAAGTGAAATTAGATATAAGTTAGGTTCACGTATTCGCCATCAGGCGAGGGTTATTCCTACGCTTACATTCTTTGTAGATGATACCAATGAATATGTAGAGCACATGGATAAAATCTTCGATAAAATAGCAAGAGAAAGAAAGGATACCGAAGAAGAAACCGATGACCAACAATAA
- a CDS encoding aminodeoxychorismate/anthranilate synthase component II: protein MNNNTLDKKPILVIDNYDSFTYNLVHLINELGHEAVVWRNDKFELADVAAYDKILLSPGPGIPEEAGLLLEVIKTFAPTKSIMGVCLGQQAIAEVFGGSLLNLGRPMHGIATPITVLDKADLTFKGCLEPIEVGRYHSWVVNPADLPASLTVTAIDGDGQIMALRHKEFDVCGVQFHPESVLTPDGKQMMKNWVEN from the coding sequence ATGAATAATAATACTTTAGATAAAAAGCCAATTTTAGTAATCGATAATTACGATAGCTTTACCTATAATTTAGTCCATTTAATTAATGAATTAGGTCATGAAGCGGTGGTATGGAGAAATGATAAATTTGAATTAGCAGATGTGGCGGCATACGATAAAATTTTGCTATCTCCTGGACCAGGCATACCAGAAGAAGCAGGTTTGTTGTTAGAAGTAATCAAAACTTTTGCACCGACCAAAAGCATTATGGGTGTTTGTTTAGGTCAGCAGGCAATTGCCGAAGTTTTTGGTGGAAGTTTGTTAAACCTTGGCAGACCGATGCACGGCATAGCTACACCGATCACAGTTTTAGATAAAGCTGATTTAACATTCAAAGGTTGTTTAGAACCAATTGAAGTTGGCCGTTACCATTCTTGGGTGGTAAATCCCGCAGATTTACCAGCAAGCCTGACTGTAACTGCAATTGATGGCGATGGGCAAATTATGGCTTTAAGACATAAGGAATTTGATGTTTGTGGTGTGCAGTTTCATCCAGAAAGTGTACTTACCCCAGATGGTAAACAAATGATGAAAAATTGGGTTGAAAACTAG
- the hflX gene encoding GTPase HflX encodes MGKQKTYDTAIKQERAVLVGVITPGEKPEQTKEYLDELAFLVQTAGGVVEKNFTQKMLKPDRATFVGTGKLEEIQAYVKAEEIDMVVFDDELSPSQLRNIERELQVKILDRSNLILDIFAGRAQTAQAKTQVELAQLQYLLPRLTRLWTHLERQKGGIGMRGPGETQIESDRRMILEKISLLKERLKLIDRQNETQRKNRTQLIRVALVGYTNVGKSTIMNMLSKSDVFAENKLFATLDTTVRKVVIENVPFLLSDTVGFIRKLPHHLVECFKSTLDEVREADVLVHVVDVSHPNFEDQIHTVNETLNDLGARDKDTIMIFNKIDAYVTPEVDEFNLEEEVAPLTLADFKKSWMAHNNAPAIFISATKKENIEEFKQLLYDKVKALHTSRYPYDKLLY; translated from the coding sequence ATGGGAAAGCAAAAAACTTATGATACCGCCATTAAACAAGAACGAGCGGTTCTTGTTGGCGTAATAACACCTGGCGAAAAGCCTGAACAAACTAAAGAATACCTTGACGAACTTGCCTTTTTAGTGCAAACGGCTGGTGGCGTTGTAGAAAAAAACTTCACCCAAAAAATGTTGAAACCCGATAGGGCAACGTTTGTGGGAACTGGTAAATTGGAAGAAATACAGGCTTATGTAAAAGCTGAAGAGATTGACATGGTCGTTTTTGATGATGAATTATCGCCATCGCAACTGCGGAATATTGAGCGTGAATTGCAAGTGAAAATCTTAGATAGAAGTAATTTAATCTTAGATATTTTTGCAGGTAGAGCACAAACAGCACAGGCAAAAACACAAGTAGAACTAGCACAATTACAATATTTATTACCTCGACTAACCCGTTTGTGGACTCACTTAGAGCGTCAAAAAGGGGGTATTGGCATGCGTGGTCCGGGTGAAACCCAGATTGAGAGTGATAGAAGGATGATTTTGGAAAAGATCTCTTTATTGAAGGAAAGGCTAAAGCTAATTGACCGTCAGAATGAGACCCAACGCAAAAATAGAACGCAGTTAATCCGTGTGGCTTTGGTGGGTTATACCAACGTTGGTAAGTCTACCATTATGAATATGCTGTCGAAATCTGATGTATTTGCAGAAAATAAATTGTTCGCCACCTTGGATACAACAGTTCGTAAAGTGGTCATAGAAAATGTTCCTTTTTTACTGTCGGATACAGTTGGATTTATTAGAAAACTGCCTCACCATTTGGTAGAATGTTTTAAATCTACCTTAGATGAAGTTAGGGAAGCAGATGTTTTGGTACACGTGGTGGATGTTTCGCATCCTAATTTCGAAGACCAAATACATACCGTAAACGAAACGCTGAACGATTTAGGCGCAAGGGATAAGGATACAATTATGATTTTCAACAAAATTGATGCTTATGTTACGCCAGAAGTTGATGAGTTTAATTTAGAGGAAGAGGTTGCGCCATTAACTTTGGCAGATTTTAAAAAAAGCTGGATGGCACACAACAATGCGCCTGCTATTTTTATTTCGGCAACTAAAAAGGAAAACATTGAAGAGTTTAAACAATTGCTTTACGATAAAGTAAAAGCTTTGCATACTTCGAGGTATCCATACGATAAGTTGTTATATTAG
- a CDS encoding alginate lyase family protein gives MKRILLLCICFFLFNVVQAQVVSLNATELKKLQRLIKTDADAKKHWESLLTDADEAITSTPNPADTLLTEGILQGDPRKTRTWKSIEDMQKVYALAFAFKITGDKKYLTKTSEFLLAWATRNQPQGNPINDTNLDRIIFAYDLVKNDLSTDVNVACMAWLMKVGSQQIKSFDKAASGKSLTYMNNWNSHRLKEVAEVAWAINDEKLKLWVIDIYKKQISKNLNPDGSSWDFHERDALHYHIYDVDPLMVAAIILKRDSKFGDNPYSYKSPEGSSLKGSVDWLVPFFTGEKTHAEWVNSKSSFDKKRAANGEKGYIAGTLFKPTEARTSIALADFFDNKMLSLFQTNINSKSKYPTWQFVLNEVKR, from the coding sequence ATGAAAAGAATCTTGCTTCTATGTATTTGCTTTTTCCTGTTTAACGTAGTTCAAGCTCAAGTTGTAAGTTTAAATGCAACAGAGCTGAAGAAATTACAGCGTTTGATTAAAACAGATGCTGATGCTAAAAAACATTGGGAAAGTTTATTAACAGATGCTGATGAAGCAATTACATCAACACCAAATCCAGCTGATACACTTTTAACGGAAGGGATTTTACAAGGCGACCCACGTAAAACCAGAACTTGGAAATCTATTGAGGATATGCAAAAGGTTTATGCCTTGGCATTTGCTTTTAAAATTACTGGAGATAAAAAATACCTGACTAAAACGAGCGAGTTTTTATTGGCTTGGGCAACAAGAAATCAGCCGCAGGGCAATCCAATTAACGATACCAACTTAGACAGGATAATTTTTGCTTATGATTTGGTGAAGAACGATTTATCAACAGATGTTAATGTTGCTTGTATGGCTTGGTTAATGAAAGTTGGTTCGCAACAAATTAAATCTTTTGATAAGGCTGCAAGTGGCAAGAGTTTAACTTACATGAACAACTGGAACTCGCATCGCCTTAAAGAAGTTGCAGAAGTAGCTTGGGCGATAAATGATGAAAAGCTGAAACTTTGGGTAATTGATATTTACAAAAAGCAGATCTCCAAAAACTTAAATCCTGATGGAAGTAGCTGGGATTTCCACGAAAGAGATGCTTTGCATTATCATATTTATGATGTCGACCCGTTAATGGTTGCAGCAATTATTTTAAAACGAGACAGTAAATTTGGAGATAATCCTTACAGTTATAAATCGCCAGAAGGGAGTTCGTTAAAAGGCTCGGTAGATTGGTTGGTTCCATTTTTTACGGGAGAAAAAACTCACGCAGAATGGGTAAACTCTAAATCGTCATTCGACAAAAAAAGAGCGGCTAATGGCGAAAAAGGTTACATTGCTGGTACACTTTTTAAACCAACGGAAGCTAGAACGAGTATAGCCTTGGCAGACTTTTTCGACAATAAAATGTTATCGCTTTTTCAGACGAATATTAATAGTAAATCAAAATATCCTACTTGGCAATTCGTTTTGAACGAAGTAAAAAGATAA
- the trpC gene encoding indole-3-glycerol phosphate synthase TrpC, with the protein MNILDKIVIRKKEEVAEAKQKISVAELEANPNFSRKPLVFKDFLLDKKRTGIISEFKRRSPSKGLINGTADVAEVTQAYNLAGASALSVLTDTDFFGGKAEDLFQARAVNQIPILRKDFMIDEYQILEAKAWGADIILLIASILTPQQIIDFGKLAQSLGLNVLLEVHNLEELEKSICPHLDAIGVNNRNLGDFTVNIQTSFDLVTKIPDEFLKISESAIDNPQVIKELKAVGYNGFLIGENFMKTDNPGQAIKDFVAQL; encoded by the coding sequence ATGAATATTTTAGACAAAATCGTTATCCGTAAAAAGGAAGAAGTTGCTGAGGCTAAACAAAAAATTTCAGTTGCTGAGTTAGAAGCCAACCCCAATTTTAGTAGAAAACCATTGGTTTTTAAAGACTTCTTATTGGATAAAAAACGTACTGGAATTATATCAGAATTTAAAAGACGTTCTCCATCTAAAGGTTTAATCAATGGCACGGCCGATGTAGCTGAGGTAACACAAGCTTACAATTTAGCTGGAGCTTCTGCGCTTTCTGTTTTAACCGATACAGATTTTTTTGGTGGCAAAGCTGAAGATTTATTTCAAGCAAGAGCAGTAAATCAAATCCCAATTTTGCGAAAGGATTTTATGATTGATGAATACCAAATCTTAGAAGCAAAAGCTTGGGGAGCAGATATCATTTTATTAATCGCATCGATTTTAACACCACAACAAATTATAGATTTTGGCAAATTGGCTCAAAGCTTAGGTTTAAATGTGTTGTTAGAAGTTCATAATCTGGAAGAATTGGAAAAATCAATTTGTCCTCATTTAGATGCCATTGGCGTTAACAACAGAAACTTAGGAGATTTTACGGTTAATATTCAAACCTCATTCGATTTGGTAACTAAAATACCCGACGAATTTTTGAAAATCTCTGAAAGTGCAATTGATAATCCGCAGGTAATTAAAGAACTAAAAGCAGTTGGTTACAATGGGTTTTTAATTGGGGAAAACTTTATGAAAACCGACAATCCTGGACAAGCGATAAAAGACTTTGTAGCGCAATTATAG
- a CDS encoding cytochrome B, translated as MDLYGILKSAHSGWRYVVFLLLVVAVIQALAGWFGKKTYTEGNRKLNVFTLISAHIQLVFGLILYFLSPLTKMASSEAIGRYWKMEHISIMILAIVLITVGNAKSKKVTDAVAKHKNIAIFFGLALVFIVVAIFMMTKVGPTKTFFGMS; from the coding sequence ATGGATTTATACGGTATTTTAAAAAGCGCACACTCGGGTTGGCGTTATGTAGTTTTTTTATTGTTAGTTGTTGCAGTTATCCAAGCTTTAGCTGGATGGTTTGGTAAAAAAACTTACACCGAAGGAAATAGAAAACTGAATGTCTTCACATTAATTAGTGCGCACATCCAATTGGTTTTTGGATTGATATTGTACTTTCTAAGCCCACTAACCAAAATGGCATCTTCAGAAGCAATTGGACGTTATTGGAAAATGGAACACATCAGCATTATGATTTTAGCCATTGTCCTAATTACAGTTGGAAATGCTAAATCTAAAAAGGTAACTGATGCTGTAGCGAAGCATAAAAATATTGCCATTTTCTTTGGCTTGGCTTTGGTGTTTATCGTCGTTGCGATTTTTATGATGACTAAAGTTGGTCCGACAAAAACATTTTTTGGGATGTCATAA
- a CDS encoding anthranilate synthase component I family protein gives MKTYNIQSHTKKRLADTTTPVSIYLRLRDVFPNTILLESSDYHSRENATSYVCAEPVAGIILQDGVLKTYFPDGTKESKTDFVLVEEIAEFKAKFKPLNQTKEKHISTGLFGYFTWNAVQHFEDIKFTSTTPEDEKIPTMQYHVYRYIIAIDHFKNEVTLVKNSFNEDENEDLAKIEYIIQNKNFPEYSFKTNGEEQSNLTNEGFMDMVEQLKKHIYRGDVFQIVPSRAFNQAFLGDEFNVYRCLRSINPSPYLFYFDYGNFKLFGSSPEAQITINNNIANIFPIAGTFKRTGNDEEDVALAKKLEADPKESAEHVMLVDLARNDLSRHCSGVEVKSFKEVQYYSHLIHLVSKVSGNLQDGVSAFKVVADTYPAGTLSGAPKYKAMQLIDQYEKLGRNFYAGAIGYMGFNDDFNHAIMIRTFMSKNNHLHYRAGAGIVADSIAENELNEVNNKIAALRKAIAMAEEI, from the coding sequence ATGAAAACATACAACATACAATCACATACCAAAAAGAGGCTAGCGGATACCACAACGCCAGTTAGTATTTATTTGCGCCTTCGCGATGTTTTTCCAAATACCATTTTATTAGAAAGTTCTGATTATCATAGTCGTGAAAATGCAACAAGTTATGTTTGTGCCGAGCCAGTTGCTGGAATCATTTTGCAAGATGGCGTATTGAAGACTTACTTTCCAGACGGCACAAAAGAAAGTAAAACTGATTTTGTTTTAGTTGAAGAAATCGCTGAATTTAAAGCGAAATTCAAACCTTTAAATCAAACAAAAGAAAAGCATATTTCAACTGGGTTATTTGGCTATTTTACATGGAATGCTGTTCAGCATTTTGAGGATATTAAGTTCACTTCGACTACACCAGAGGATGAAAAAATTCCAACAATGCAGTATCACGTTTACAGATACATCATCGCGATAGACCATTTTAAGAATGAAGTAACTTTAGTTAAAAATTCATTTAACGAAGATGAGAATGAAGATTTAGCAAAAATTGAATATATCATTCAAAATAAAAATTTCCCAGAATATAGTTTTAAAACCAATGGTGAAGAGCAATCTAATTTAACCAATGAAGGTTTTATGGATATGGTTGAGCAGTTGAAAAAGCATATTTATCGTGGAGATGTATTTCAGATTGTGCCATCTAGAGCATTCAATCAGGCTTTTTTGGGTGATGAATTTAATGTGTATCGTTGCTTGCGTTCCATAAACCCATCGCCATATTTATTCTATTTTGATTATGGCAATTTTAAGTTGTTTGGTTCATCGCCTGAGGCACAAATTACTATCAATAATAACATTGCAAACATTTTTCCAATTGCAGGTACGTTTAAACGCACTGGAAACGATGAAGAAGATGTGGCATTGGCTAAAAAATTAGAGGCCGACCCTAAAGAAAGCGCAGAACATGTAATGTTGGTAGATTTAGCTAGAAATGATTTGAGTAGACATTGTAGTGGAGTGGAAGTGAAATCATTTAAGGAAGTGCAATACTATTCGCATTTAATTCACTTGGTTTCTAAAGTGAGTGGAAATTTACAAGATGGAGTAAGTGCATTTAAAGTGGTTGCGGATACTTATCCTGCGGGAACATTAAGTGGTGCGCCGAAATATAAGGCCATGCAATTGATAGACCAATACGAAAAACTAGGGCGCAATTTTTACGCAGGTGCGATTGGTTACATGGGTTTCAATGATGATTTTAATCACGCTATTATGATTAGAACTTTTATGAGCAAAAACAACCACTTGCATTATAGGGCAGGGGCAGGAATTGTTGCTGATTCTATTGCAGAAAACGAATTAAACGAAGTGAATAACAAGATAGCTGCGTTGCGTAAAGCAATTGCAATGGCTGAGGAGATTTAA